A window of the Diabrotica undecimpunctata isolate CICGRU chromosome 1, icDiaUnde3, whole genome shotgun sequence genome harbors these coding sequences:
- the Irk1 gene encoding G protein-activated inward rectifier potassium channel 3 isoform X6: MTSPTGTSSGPTMVSMAGLRRCLSQMSMLAFKATTSGEEAWAHTWSRFRQSRFNARRIRKRVVFKHGDCNVVQGNVAKRRRKYLQDIFTTLVDAQWRWTLLVFAMNFFLSWLLFALVWWLIVFTHGDLSEEHLSGNDTTYIPCVTNIRGFTSCFLFSIETQHTIGYGGRTPTEECPEAIFVMCIQSITGVMIQAFMVGVVFAKLSRPKKRTQTLMFSRNAVINHRDGVPCLMFRVGDMRKSHIIEAHVRAQLIKHKVTKEGENLPFFQTELKVSSKVGGDGEEDKIFFIWPTTIVHKIDCHSPLYNMSANNLLRERFEIVVILEGVIESTGMTTQARSSYLPSEILWGHRFQSLITFKKDSGEYEVDYALFNNTVEVDTPLCSAKELDERRAMYNHDGLEVNSKYLTTGQCRMTGLFPTARSQSSDTLSSMDSLSIDDGHIEMKIPVSPIPVTVTAPEEAEEKTPLTNGSVPNGTLKNKSNILPV; encoded by the exons ATTCCGTCAATCTCGTTTCAACGCCAGAAGGATCAGGAAGAGAGTGGTTTTCAAGCATGGAGACTGTAACGTTGTACAAGGTAACGTTGCGAAGCGACGTAGAAAATACCTTCAGGATATCTTCACAACGTTGGTGGACGCACAGTGGCGCTGGACGCTGTTGGTGTTTGCGATGAACTTCTTTTTGTCTTGGTTGTTGTTCGCTTTAGTGTGGTGGCTTATAGTATTTACTCATGGGGATCTCAGTGAGGAGCATTTA agTGGTAATGACACAACGTATATTCCCTGTGTAACAAATATCCGCGGCTTCACGTCGTGTTTCCTATTCAGTATTGAAACTCAACATACCATTGGGTACGGTGGTAGAACGCCCACGGAAGAATGTCCGGAAGCCATCTTTGTCATGTGCATACAGAGTATTACTGGCGTCATGATTCAGGCATTTATG GTCGGTGTTGTCTTCGCAAAACTTTCCAGACCAAAGAAACGAACACAAACTTTGATGTTCTCCAGGAATGCAGTTATAAATCATCGGGACGGAGTGCCCTGTCTCATGTTTAGGGTAGGAGATATGAGAAAAAGTCATATCATTGAGGCTCACGTAAGAGCCCAACTTATTAAACATAAGGTTACTAAAGAGGGAGAAAATTTACCGTTCTTCCAAACAGAACTGAAGGTAAGCAGCAAA gtTGGTGGTGACGGCGAAGAAGATAAAATTTTCTTTATCTGGCCAACTACGATTGTTCACAAAATCGATTGTCATTCGCCTCTATACAATATGTCCGCCAATAATCTCCTTAGAGAACGATTTGAGATAGTAGTGATACTGG AGGGAGTTATTGAATCTACTGGTATGACCACCCAAGCCAGATCCAGTTACTTGCCATCGGAAATATTATGGGGTCATCGGTTCCAGTCCCTCATCACCTTCAAGAAAGATTCCGGGGAGTATGAAGTAGACTATGCTTTGTTCAACAATACTGTGGAAGTGGATACCCCTCTTTGCAGTGCCAAAGAACTGGATGAAAGGAGAGCAATGTATAATCACGATGGATTAG aaGTAAATTCGAAATATCTAACAACTG GTCAATGCCGTATGACAGGTCTCTTCCCCACAGCTCGCTCCCAGTCGAGTGACACCCTCTCCAGTATGGACTCGTTGTCGATAGATGACGGCCATATTGAGATGAAAATACCGGTGAGCCCCATACCAGTCACTGTTACAGCCCCCGAGGAAGCAGAAGAAAAAACGCCGCTGACGAACGGATCTGTGCCTAATGGAACTTTGAAAAATAAGTCTAATATTTTACCTGTATAA